The Candidatus Eremiobacterota bacterium genome segment TAATCGACGGCGGCTCACCAATCCTGCGGGATGGGTTCCGCTCCGCCGCCGCTGGCCGGCGTCCGCGTCGTCGAGGTCGGCAACTTCATGGCCGTGCCGTTCTGCGGGATGCAGCTCGCCGATCTGGGCGCGGAGGTGATCAAGGTCGAGAACCCGCGGGGCGGCGACCTCACTCGCGGCACCGGCCCGTTCCTCGACGGCGAGAGCTCGAATTTCGTGCGACTCAACCGCAACAAGCGCAGCCTTGCGCTCGACCTCAAGACCGAGGACGGCAAAGCACTGTTCCGGCGGCTCGTCGCGAGCGCCGACGTGGTGATCGAGAACCTGCGGCCGGGGACGATGGACGGCCTTGGCCTCGGCTACGCCGCGCTCTGCGACGCATCGCCGCGGCTGATCTACCTCGCGGCGACCGGCTTCGGCAACGACGGGCCGTACGCGCAGATGGCCGGGCTCGACATCATCGCGCAAGCGATGTCGGGCTTGATGAGCATCACCGGCG includes the following:
- a CDS encoding CoA transferase — encoded protein: MGSAPPPLAGVRVVEVGNFMAVPFCGMQLADLGAEVIKVENPRGGDLTRGTGPFLDGESSNFVRLNRNKRSLALDLKTEDGKALFRRLVASADVVIENLRPGTMDGLGLGYAALCDASPRLIYLAATGFGNDGPYAQMAGLDIIAQAMSGLMSITG